A genomic segment from Tuwongella immobilis encodes:
- a CDS encoding vWA domain-containing protein has protein sequence MNSDPKQATTPGGIIHTYMGYDPVNFPSPTADPPDMVSPAFEHMLYYGNTRRLTEEELARAVKIDPSQIPGLGPNLEAIREMLKQRKAKILATYETNAAQQSARSQFRDAADQVTPPEKLRNRFRKAVDEEQLRDLENLYFSAGNDRSGFARSIVQLSEFLGQKYQVDQLAAKYDFTGREAMSVPKALEVKQELETIDKLLEQIEEAMKNAQIGLIDMEALSEFADQGDMENLHAMQRQINEFIKQMAEQQGIETNGRKGFQLAPKAYRLFQKKLLTLIFSDLQASRSGRHQDGVMGEGAVETQRTKEYEFGDSVTHMDIPSSMVNALLRGGPGTPVRMKPEDIVIHRTRNNPKAATAVLLDMSGSMRYDAQYANVKRMGLALDGLIRSEYPGDFLQFIEMYTFAKPRHISEIPGLLPKPVTLYDPVVRLAVDMSNPKITEMDLPPHFTNIQHGLQLSRKFLATQDTPNKQIVIITDGLPTAHFEKEVLHLLYPPHPRTEQATMREAQQCAREGITINLFLISTWNQSEEDVKFAYRMAETTKGRVVFTAGNDLDRFVVWDYIKRRKQILS, from the coding sequence ATGAACTCTGATCCCAAGCAGGCGACCACCCCCGGCGGCATCATCCACACCTACATGGGATATGACCCGGTCAATTTCCCCAGCCCCACGGCCGATCCGCCGGATATGGTGTCGCCTGCGTTTGAACATATGCTGTACTACGGGAATACCCGTCGGCTGACCGAAGAAGAACTCGCGCGGGCCGTGAAAATCGATCCCTCGCAGATTCCGGGTTTGGGGCCAAATCTCGAAGCGATTCGGGAAATGCTCAAGCAGCGCAAGGCGAAAATCCTGGCGACCTACGAAACGAACGCCGCCCAACAATCGGCCCGCTCGCAATTTCGAGATGCGGCCGATCAGGTGACTCCGCCGGAAAAACTGCGCAATCGGTTCCGCAAAGCCGTGGATGAGGAGCAACTGCGCGACCTGGAAAATCTCTATTTCTCGGCAGGGAATGATCGTTCGGGTTTCGCCCGTTCGATTGTTCAACTCTCGGAATTCCTGGGCCAAAAGTACCAAGTCGATCAGCTCGCCGCGAAATACGATTTCACCGGGCGAGAAGCGATGAGCGTGCCGAAAGCCCTGGAAGTCAAGCAAGAGTTGGAGACAATCGACAAGCTGCTAGAACAGATCGAGGAGGCGATGAAGAACGCCCAAATCGGTCTGATCGACATGGAAGCGTTGAGCGAATTTGCCGACCAGGGCGACATGGAAAATCTCCACGCCATGCAGCGGCAGATCAACGAATTCATCAAGCAAATGGCGGAGCAGCAAGGGATTGAGACGAACGGCCGCAAGGGATTCCAACTCGCCCCGAAGGCGTATCGGCTGTTCCAGAAGAAGCTGCTGACGCTGATTTTCAGCGATTTGCAGGCATCGCGCAGCGGTCGTCACCAAGACGGCGTGATGGGCGAAGGGGCCGTTGAAACGCAGCGGACCAAAGAATACGAATTCGGCGACTCCGTTACGCATATGGACATCCCATCGTCGATGGTGAATGCGTTATTGCGCGGCGGCCCGGGCACACCCGTGCGGATGAAGCCGGAAGACATCGTCATTCATCGAACTCGGAATAATCCGAAAGCGGCAACGGCCGTGCTGCTGGATATGTCCGGATCGATGCGCTACGATGCCCAGTATGCCAACGTCAAGCGCATGGGGTTGGCACTCGACGGCCTGATTCGCAGCGAATATCCCGGCGACTTTCTGCAATTCATCGAAATGTACACGTTTGCCAAGCCGCGGCACATCTCGGAGATTCCGGGACTGCTGCCCAAGCCGGTGACGTTGTACGATCCGGTGGTTCGGCTGGCGGTGGATATGTCCAATCCGAAAATTACGGAAATGGATCTGCCGCCTCACTTTACGAACATTCAGCATGGCTTGCAGTTGTCGCGGAAATTCCTGGCGACGCAGGACACGCCGAATAAGCAGATCGTGATCATTACCGATGGACTGCCGACCGCACACTTTGAGAAGGAAGTGCTGCATCTGCTGTATCCGCCGCATCCCCGCACCGAGCAAGCGACGATGCGGGAAGCGCAACAATGTGCCCGCGAAGGAATTACGATCAATCTGTTTCTGATTTCGACTTGGAATCAGTCGGAAGAAGACGTGAAATTCGCGTATCGCATGGCGGAAACCACCAAGGGCCGCGTCGTGTTTACCGCAGGGAATGATCTGGATCGGTTTGTCGTTTGGGATTACATCAAACGCCGCAAGCAGATTCTTTCGTAA
- a CDS encoding magnesium chelatase yields MRSAIALWSASSGRIGLVTPLPRTLQELRDQGWQSKSVKEEIRTNFLAKLRGGGDLFPGIIGYENTVIPEVSIALLSGHDMLFLGEKGQAKSRLMRSLVQFLDPEIPYLDIPGSPVHEDPFHPITKAGKTLIANSDPKEIPIAWWKREDRYAERLAPGTKFADIVGEIDPAKLAMGTSMATEDALHFGLIPRMHRGIFAMNEVPELDELIQVGLFNILEERDVQIRGYPINFDIDVLVLFSANPSTYNRSGKVIPQLKDRIGSLIQTHYPLERALGIEIMEQEASLDLGGEFPVTVPYFMREIIEQISVCARKSKYVDHASGVSARFSIANYRTMVSSARHRGVRLGEVPAVPRISDLGHLTTSSLGKLELDMMGSQQMSEKQVLEAIIAEAVRIVFNEYVDKHGLDEIADIFAKGVKLEVGDMLPSKAYADRMKRVPKAWDKAFEVNNSSNEAMRASCVEFVLAGLYASDRISRSTKHGRMIYEL; encoded by the coding sequence ATGCGATCGGCGATCGCCCTTTGGTCGGCATCATCTGGGAGGATTGGTCTGGTGACTCCACTGCCCCGCACCTTGCAGGAACTACGCGATCAGGGTTGGCAATCCAAATCGGTGAAGGAAGAAATTCGCACGAATTTCTTGGCGAAGCTCCGCGGCGGAGGCGACTTATTTCCCGGGATCATTGGCTATGAAAATACCGTGATTCCCGAGGTGAGCATCGCGTTGCTGTCTGGGCACGATATGCTCTTTTTGGGAGAGAAGGGCCAGGCGAAATCGCGGCTGATGCGCTCGCTGGTGCAGTTTCTGGATCCGGAAATTCCGTATCTCGACATTCCCGGTTCGCCAGTGCATGAAGATCCGTTCCACCCCATCACGAAGGCGGGCAAAACGCTCATCGCCAACAGCGATCCGAAAGAGATTCCGATTGCATGGTGGAAGCGCGAAGATCGTTACGCCGAGCGACTGGCACCGGGCACCAAATTTGCTGACATTGTGGGCGAAATCGACCCCGCGAAGCTGGCGATGGGCACCAGCATGGCCACCGAAGACGCCCTGCACTTCGGCCTGATTCCCCGCATGCACCGCGGGATTTTCGCCATGAACGAAGTGCCAGAATTGGATGAACTGATCCAAGTCGGCTTATTCAATATCCTCGAAGAACGCGATGTGCAGATTCGCGGCTATCCCATCAACTTCGATATCGATGTGTTGGTGCTGTTCAGCGCCAATCCATCCACGTACAATCGTTCGGGCAAAGTGATTCCGCAGCTCAAGGACCGCATTGGCTCGTTGATTCAGACGCACTATCCGCTGGAACGGGCGCTGGGCATCGAAATCATGGAGCAGGAAGCCTCGCTGGATCTCGGCGGGGAGTTCCCGGTGACGGTGCCGTATTTCATGCGGGAAATCATCGAGCAGATTAGCGTTTGTGCGCGGAAATCGAAGTATGTCGATCATGCGTCGGGGGTGTCGGCGCGCTTCTCGATTGCGAATTATCGCACGATGGTCTCATCGGCCCGGCATCGCGGAGTGCGATTGGGCGAAGTGCCGGCGGTGCCACGCATCTCGGACTTGGGCCACCTGACCACGTCGTCGTTGGGCAAGCTGGAACTCGACATGATGGGTTCGCAGCAAATGTCGGAAAAGCAAGTGCTGGAAGCCATTATTGCGGAGGCGGTTCGCATCGTCTTCAATGAATATGTAGACAAGCACGGGCTGGACGAAATTGCCGATATTTTTGCCAAGGGCGTGAAGCTGGAAGTCGGCGACATGCTCCCCTCGAAGGCGTATGCCGATCGCATGAAGCGAGTGCCCAAGGCGTGGGACAAGGCGTTCGAGGTGAATAACAGCAGCAATGAGGCGATGCGTGCCTCGTGTGTCGAGTTCGTGCTGGCGGGACTGTATGCCAGCGATCGCATTTCGCGGTCGACCAAACATGGCAGGATGATCTATGAACTCTGA
- a CDS encoding serine/threonine-protein kinase codes for MNFLPPMRLTPSESNRLGAYHLLRVLDEGGMSTVYLAFDELNNRNVALKVLSDRYANDPFNVERFQREWKLTERLNHPNLVRGLDFGHDSATNRYYLVLEYIDGPCVQRRLDQDGHIPLGESLAIVRDIASALADLHRRNLVHRDIKPGNILIDPQGCAKLIDFGLAKKLQSNSSLTQGSETCGTPYYMSYEQGIAPADVRQPSDLFSLGATFYHMVTGEVPFPGREPREIARKKLAGTYIPASERLLGLLPHQARAIDSLIAQLLARNPAERFQSADQLIESIDHSGLPVGMPELQSRADFDLLGTAEIPAADAEPIVDLAATRPDLPNQSVVAPTNEPVSAMANAVYDAIWAVRMIHPNGEDSLIQATGRELRDWASLGYISPQVMVARTEHSHFRPIVTYPEFAQLEFSEPLLPKSHTCDPPAPIPNCVRRIWWSIPISLALGMLVAAGLMHWYVTSGIPCGTCWLTCEPKPVLDSGIPNPVPTPEPIEAEPDAPGDMHIGMPATEPILSSNRRILLQDSLARGVHHPHFAP; via the coding sequence ATGAACTTTCTTCCGCCCATGCGACTCACTCCAAGTGAGTCCAACCGACTCGGAGCCTACCACCTCCTTCGCGTTCTTGACGAAGGGGGCATGAGTACTGTTTATCTCGCGTTTGATGAACTCAACAATCGCAACGTCGCCCTCAAAGTCCTCTCCGATCGCTATGCCAACGATCCGTTCAACGTGGAACGATTCCAACGCGAATGGAAACTGACCGAGCGGCTCAATCACCCCAACTTGGTGCGTGGACTCGACTTCGGGCACGACTCGGCGACCAATCGCTATTACCTCGTGCTGGAATATATTGATGGACCCTGCGTCCAGCGCCGACTCGACCAAGACGGGCATATTCCGCTGGGCGAATCGCTGGCCATCGTCCGCGACATTGCTTCCGCATTGGCCGATTTGCATCGCCGAAATCTCGTCCACCGGGACATCAAGCCCGGCAACATTCTGATCGATCCCCAAGGCTGTGCCAAACTCATCGATTTCGGCCTCGCCAAGAAACTGCAATCCAACAGCTCGCTCACTCAGGGCAGCGAAACCTGCGGCACCCCCTATTATATGTCGTATGAACAGGGGATCGCGCCCGCCGATGTCCGACAACCGAGCGATTTATTTTCGCTTGGGGCGACATTCTATCATATGGTGACGGGGGAAGTGCCATTCCCCGGTCGTGAGCCACGGGAGATCGCTCGCAAGAAACTTGCCGGGACGTACATTCCCGCAAGCGAGCGATTGTTGGGGTTGCTCCCGCATCAAGCCCGCGCAATCGATTCGCTCATCGCTCAATTATTGGCCCGCAATCCTGCCGAACGCTTCCAATCGGCAGATCAATTGATTGAGTCCATTGACCATTCCGGGCTGCCAGTGGGGATGCCGGAGCTGCAATCCCGAGCGGATTTTGATTTACTCGGCACGGCTGAAATTCCTGCCGCAGATGCCGAACCGATCGTGGACCTGGCGGCGACTCGGCCCGATCTGCCGAATCAATCGGTGGTTGCGCCAACGAACGAGCCGGTTTCCGCCATGGCCAACGCGGTCTATGACGCGATTTGGGCCGTGCGGATGATTCATCCCAATGGTGAAGATTCGCTCATTCAAGCCACCGGTCGAGAACTCCGCGATTGGGCCAGTTTGGGCTACATCTCTCCGCAAGTGATGGTCGCTCGAACCGAACATTCGCATTTTCGACCGATTGTGACCTATCCTGAATTTGCGCAGCTGGAATTCTCCGAACCCCTGTTGCCAAAATCACATACGTGCGATCCGCCTGCACCGATTCCAAACTGTGTGCGGCGAATTTGGTGGTCAATTCCAATCTCCCTGGCCTTGGGCATGCTCGTGGCCGCTGGGTTGATGCACTGGTATGTCACCTCCGGGATTCCCTGCGGAACCTGTTGGTTGACCTGCGAACCGAAACCGGTGCTCGACTCGGGGATTCCGAACCCCGTTCCCACCCCGGAACCGATCGAAGCGGAGCCCGATGCTCCCGGTGATATGCACATTGGGATGCCCGCCACGGAGCCGATTCTCAGCAGCAATCGTCGGATTCTGCTCCAAGATTCGCTTGCGCGTGGGGTGCATCATCCCCATTTTGCTCCCTGA